The genomic interval TTGATGCAAAGAGTTGTGGCTGACCCAATTAGCGTCTCCTGGACGCGAAAGGATAATACTCGTCCCCCGACTCCGAGAAGTCCTGGAACAACAATTTGACTACCTGACATCCAGATAAGGACTCTTTGAATCGTGGACGACAACTCCTACTCAAATGCAGATGGCCACCTCAGATTTACATGGAAATCGACCTACAAGCAGTTACACTTTTTCTgacataaaataaaatctttTTCCCTGTGTCAGGCCGTGGTAATGCGCGTACAAACCTCTGGACACACCTTTTTTCCTAATGGCTCTTCTAGAGGGTAATTCATAAAGGAGAAACCTTTGGGCGACACATGTCCCTAACCCAAACGACACTACTCACCATCCCTGCACACTGCATGATCAAGAAGGTTCTTCAAGACCAGAAAATCAGATTTGAAGACGTATTTTCCTACCCTTACAATGGATTGTAGTACAAAATCCTAGGTGGGTAAAGGGAATGTACTTACCCACACTTAAGTCTATAAATACTCTCATTTTTTATGTACAAAGGGTGAAAAAAATTTCTACTAGCTGAACTTCTACAAAAATTTATATGTAAACACATACTATATTATCAAAATATTTGCCTAAAGAGCCATTACAACTGACTCGTAGTCTAAGAATTATTAACGcccaaaccacgtaaaaattatttttctactatttattattttatttatttctgaaACTCTATTTTTAGTTTTCAAAAATCTTGATAAACATGATCTGATcacaattaaatattcaatatttGGCGGTCGGTTGTTATTAGATTTGATCGATTTATGCACAACCCTAATCACGGTCCCATTTACACACTTACAGCATAGCAATgacatttttccaatttttttttttttaaaaaaaaaaaaatcaaaactttctTCCTTCTATGGTGATACTTTTCCTCACCATTATAATTATGTCCACCGAAAATGCTATCCTAACACAACCAAAGCAATTCAATAAAATTTctatgattgttgtttaatttgAATTCTAATACTGCCTCTGCCATCTTCCCATTCCTCTTTATATTACTAGCATTAAAGACCTTTAAAGGAAAGCCAGACATTCTAATCTAGACCGGAACAAAGTTCAATCTTGCATCTTGCATCTTGCCACTGTCCGGTTGGTGGCCGTTCTTCTTTCAATCATCAGCCATCCCGCAAAAATCCTTGACATTTTACGTTTCACTTTTTGACAGTTCTCTTCTCATCCAAACttgaaaccaaacaaaaattgaTAGCATCATGTTTTAGAATCTTCACTTCCTATTTCATTTTTGTCTTCCACATTCTATTTTGTACTAATGAATTATTTATATCTTTTCTTTGAGAAAAGCCTCCCAATAACAAGAGCAAGGTTCCCAAACTCCGCAATCATCCCTTCTTCAATAATCCATTCTTCTTCCTCGGCTTGCTCTTCCTGATTCCCTTCTTTAGTTTGGTCTTCCATGTactcttccatgtattacaagtCTTTGATATCAGTTCTTCCACTTCATCAGAGTTGATAGTACCTGCCATAGGGTCCTAATGATCATGTTCAATTCTTGATTCTTCAAGTACTAAGATCTAGTTACTATTCATCTCCATATCTTGTTGGTGACGACTCAATCAGAAAATTCAAAACACGttcaatttttcattttaccttTTCTCCATATTACCTATGGGAAATCGTGTAACTTATTACTTACCAGTTACATATACAAGCTTTTCCTGTACTTTCTCATgtgtaaaaatgaaatttatttatgtgtGAAAATGAGATAAAAAAGGTCTCcataaaacaaaaaatgtaatataaaagaataagaaaaaaaaaggtgcATGCTTGTACAATTGACTCATCATACTCATTAAACAGTCTTACGTGGTTTACACGTTACTAAGCACCATTAGTTACTTCCCTTCCATTGATTAAATTCTTACTTACCTTCCATTGATTAAATTCTTCCCAGCTCAACATAAAGGAGCTAGCATTTAGATGCCCACCACCTCTAAATTCCTGAATATACATTTTTCCCAATCAAAAGAAAGATATTGTTTAGCATTTTAATTCTTTGTTTCTAGCTAGAACTagaatttatataatattatagagGTGGCTACTCAATGTTACATGAATTTTTCATTGTAACtgatttttaatttgaattttttataaaatcccttttagtaattaatatatataaataatcttatttttatatataagtctttatcataattttttgacaattaaattatttaattataatatttacaataattttttttttattttacaaaaattacacttccACATATATCTTAATTCAGAAGGAAGATAAATAACAAAGAATACTTTCTATCTAAACTAAATCCACATATATCATAATTGAAAGAGGCGGAGGCAAGAGAACTGAGAAACCATTTCTCATTCAACCCATTTTTTTATGGGAAAATGGGTTCAACTCATTTTGCATTTCATCACATGATTCCAAATGaatctttaattttaaattttttaaataaaataaataaataagtgtaataattttcaattaagaGTATATGTgtaatgaaattttaaattatgagatcatgtataatttaaaattataaaaggtttagctataaatattttaataattcaagtgtaagaaaattaattgttaaatGATATTATTTAGTAACAAATTACaagttaatataattaatttttaattacaagttaattgttaattgttaattataattaattttaattttaaaatataaaaaaaaaaatatcaagttaatattatgttacaagtgttttattatttatttttattaaatttctaAATATGTAACAACtatttaatagtattttaatggttaaaaataaatataaccaTAATTATAAATTGAGTGTAACTATTAAAATCTccatcatatatatacatgcattaTCATGGTCTTTATGACGTACTAcataaattaattacaaaagaAAAACCTCACCTGGGAAATTAGTGTTGTGTCTTCAGTCTCCACGCTCCTTAGGCTTATTTTTAGCAACTGATCATTTTCAAGCTCGGGTATTCTGTATACGATGGCCCCAATTCCTCTATAAAGAGAGTAGAAAACATCACAAAAGGAAACatagtttaattattgatttcttttatatatatacatgtatagaAACTATGATCCCAGTCTTATCCTTCTATAGCAATTACTATATAGGTACCCACAAGGAATTCAAACCTCGAATTTTGAGGAAGCAAACCACATGCTTGACTATGACTATTCGAGGTACCCCTCTTGGGTGAAAGCGAGTTTGATTGATTGAAGCCATCAACCACAAATGGTTTTTACCCttatttagtttaaaattaAGGTAATGTAATGTAATGTACCTTAAATTAAGATTGTGGCTCTTAGTAGCTAACTGGTGCCCAAGTTCACTCCTTAACTCCGCAATAGAATCAGCACACACAgcctatataaataaatatatatagagataGTATGATTCACTAAATCAcataaatctaataaaaaaaatgagataagAAATTTCattggaaaaaaagaaaaaagttgtATAAAGAGGAAAATACCAAACAATGTCCAAATCGTCCACCACCAAGTGCAATTTCGAAGGACTTGCTCAAAGCTTCGTCTATCAATCTTTGCTTCTCTAATAAGCTTTTCATCCCTTTACTTATCACTTCCTCTAAGTCCAAACCAAGTAACTGCCCAAAACCATATATATTACAGCTTCTTAGTGTTCATATAAATGCTTTAAGAGATAATGTGATACATAAAGTGTTGTGTTCATTGTGTTAAAAATACTATGTAAATATCTTTgcaatattatatatttctaTTATCAGTAGTCATGCTGTCAtggtccaaaaaaaaaaaacgctaAACTATTTGCAGGACACAACACAAAACAGAATTATAACTATCTATGTACCAAAATCAGACAAAGAAAGCTTTTTGTTaggatttttttcatatttatttgtatactttactattttctttctttgttttctttggACAAACTATTTTCCTTATGCAATATTACATATATTATTCCCTGCAAAAAAGTGTGATGAAGCAAGAGTTGATATTGTACCTGGTCAAACAAAGAAGGGTTCAACCCAACATTGAAttcaatattcaaatctttaaAGCCACTACTGAAAGCTTTACTATTAGGAAGCCTCCACCGCCAGAGATCTCCATCTTCAATATACTCAAACAAAGGTCGAGCACGATCGAACTGGGCAAGCACCGTGGGATTATTACTACTAAGACTAACCCTTTCCCTGAAGTAATCAAAGGCGATGGTGGCTCCGCTCCTCTGCATATCGATGATTTTAGTTACGTTTTTGTCTCCGGGGCCAGCGCCGGCGCCGAGGGTCTCGAGGGCGGTCTTGTGGTGGTCCAAAATTACGACATTGGGGACCTTAGAAGCGACATGGGGTACGAAACCGGGAGGGCCGACGAAGTCGAGAAGGTAAAGATGGGTGATTTGATGGAGAGGTAGGTCTTGAGAGGTGATGGGGTTGTAGACGGTGTTCGGAAAAAACAGGGTTGGGATTGAAGTGGCCGAGAAGTATAGGTGGGCGGCGAGTGCGGCGAACGCGCCGTCGGGGCATGGATAGTGGTACAGAACTGCTGCTTTCTTAATGGCGGCCATTCTTTCACTTTCAATAGACTACAAGCCTACAATACAACACCCTCACCAAAATAAAGGCCCTTTTTCACACCAATTGTTTTAGTTtactcaacaaaaaaaaaatcaaaaattaaaatattttaagtgtagtttggtaacacttttgttttctaattatttaatcagaaaatgaaagtaaaatttttgtttttaaaaattttgtttttgaaaaataaaaatgcgtcctgtaaccacttttgttttaaaattttaaaaacagaaaacaaaagtgtgttctgtaaaatttatttttatttttattttttgattttatttatgtcGGGTTTAAGTTcggggtcggattcgggttcaaaTAAGAGGTCGGATTAAGCGCCAGGGCCGTGGGAGAGATTTGAGTCCGGGTCTGATCGAAGTCCAagatatgttggaaattattttaccaggatcttagatctactcacaagtatgttgattaacaccctaaatatgaactttctaaaacgatgaaataaacacatataaagtttaggaaaccttacattgggtgcagcggaatataatgactccttccgttcagatatctagcccttgattcctttctgtaacagagcattatcaatatctgaacctggatctctttctctgattctttagtgctgaaactctttcttgctgaaagtctttcttcacgatcttcctcactatgattgaggtatcacttgttgtgtgtgggcactattctcacactaagaatttcgaaattcaagagggaagaaagaagaagtggcggctaaagatagggagagagaaaggctcagttttttctgaatcagaagtgtagaaaatttagtgtaaatttcatgaagccttcactatctatttatagcattccactaggattgggtttgaattatttggcattaaaataatgaaaatatcagtttaaatttcctacaaaagtggctggccctatcctagtggatttgggcctcacttttgcaattttgcagttttatcttttctgcatttgattttctcaaaaacgtcaattttctaattcaaccatttaaatgccaattctaactatttaataactataaataattattaaataatattgtcatttatcatatttattaattgaaccatgtatcataattaacaaatatgccccctaaactctttctttacaatttcgcccttacttagtgaaaaattcacaaatagacatagtctaatttgagaattataattgattaatcaaaaccaattacatgagtcttacaagcaatattatctcaattagtgcgaggaccatgggtctatataaccgagcttccaataagtagatcaagaatttattactaaaattcactaacttattaattcttcgttgaatccacgcataaaacttagaattgcactctcagttatatagaatgctctatatgttccaccatatagacacatcattagttatccattgttataatcctaatatgatcactgatcctctatatgaatgatctacactgtaaagggattaaattaccgttacaccctacaatgtatttattccttaaaacacttgaccccgtataaatgatatttcagcttatgtgaaatgagtactccaccatttatgttcgtttggtcaagcttgaaggagatcatcctttgcttactattcgtcagatagaagctatagattccatgtttatgatagcgctcccactcaattgcactaccgtgttcccaaaatgtacgtatcaccctgacctaaaagtaggcttaactagcaaattaaagaacacgaatagcctctcgagattgagcctaatcatatcaggattaagatcatttgatctaggatcaactaggcgatattgacttgaatagatattacggtaagtttaataaatctaagtcaaagttcaatatcggtcccttccgatgcatactccatgcatccaacctgagctttactttaaccaatgctctggaaagaacatagcacttctccaaatgcaagtaaactctgttgtagattatcatatcagtaaaaccctatgtctgataaatctaggaaactttattcacatagtcatgtttacttttcaatgtgttgacggcacaataaacaggatcaagtatgtgaaaagggtttcatatgaatttatacattatgtacatataatcatgaaataaatcatgtgaaccatgcaacattaaatgttatttctgatctatattaataagtaaatctgattatattgaaaagagttttagttagggcataaaacccaacaagatattaattaagaaaaaaaaaatctatttaaaaaatattgaaagtgtttttttttaaaaaaaaaaaattgattctcaattaagaaattcaaaagtaaaaacatttttataaaacatatttttgaaaaatattttcactttttcaattttaaaaacacaaaactgattaaaaaagtgttaccaattatttattgaatttgtaGTCAagttttttaacaattttttttaaaaaatgttacATATTATACATTGAtatcaaattaatatatattatgtgttagAGTTTCtattatagaaaaattatttcatatactatttgtcaactttttttttttcaaatttacgattTGACTTATTCTGGTAGTTGCTCCGATTATTTCTATGTGGGGTACTATGTAGATTTTAGTTATAATTTAAGTTACTCTTTATTGCTATGTgagtttttatttgaatttttgtaaaaatattaacaaaaaacttctatattatatcatatatatattatgataaTACACATAAAAGTTGTAGCATGAAAggaattataaatttaaaaatagattgTAACCTAAGTGTTGACCTCAAATTTGGTCAACCGACAATGGAATCGTATTTAATACTGATGATTTGCCACATGTTACACattaagaataataaaaaaaataagacacGAGATTTTATAGAGCTTCGACTCCCTTagttagcgggtaatgacctatTCCCCTTTTGGTTATATTGATACTAGAAATAATACCACTCAGATCACAATAGTAGGGGGATCTGAGGTGGTTCTCTTAAGATTACAATGTGAGAACCAAAGTATGGAAATCTCCAGTGAGTGATGCTTGGGAGTGTGAGAGAGAGGAGACTTAGAGTTTGTGAGTTAGAACTCATAGCTTAAGACTTAAGGTTTTAGGGTTTAACTAATGCTCTTTATATAGTAGTGTTATCTGTATTCTCGGATTAAGTGTATGTGGCAATCACGAAAGGATGCCACGTCAGATTATCTATGGTCAatgtgttagagattttattacaatggaagataaATCAAGATATATACAActtaattgtaaaaataatacaaggacaataaaagagattgattaaatatatgttataatacacatatatatacactatatatatatcgcatatatatatatgaaaggtagaagaataagataaaacacatgtaatataatataggtacatatataacaagagaataatatatatgtatacacacaCTCActattggaagttattttactaggaacttagatctactcacaagtatgttgatttaacaacctaaatatgaacttctaaaacgatggaaaattaaacacataaaagtatcagaaatcttacattgggtgcagcggaatatatgtctcctcccactcagatctctaacccgtgattcctttctgtagcagagtataatcaagatctgagcccgatagtccttctttgttgtttctgaattctacacagccttcctcactatgattgaggtattacttgatgtgtgtgggcactactctaacacttatagatttcgaaacagtgaaggaatagagagagagggtggcggcaaagagagagttttgagtGAGAAAATTCTGTTAGAATAATGTGTGTTCAAAACTGAAgtctttgccttctatttatagaagaccacccagggctatggttgaattaattgacatttaaaattgaaaaaatcaatgagaaaaggaagcttgagtggccggcctaggcattttggaaacaaggcttgccacttttccaactttccttttcctacattgatggtatcctgttttgtcaaaaactgctaattcctttgttcaactacataaatgtcaaatctaattatttaataattaaaattaattatcaaataatatattgtcatttatcttattaataataaaacttattaaagtttcctaattaataaatatgcccttcaaaatctctatttactgttttgcccttaataagtgataaattctcaaatagacacagtctatcttgagaattataattgattaattaaaatcaattaaatgagtcttacaagtaatattatctcaactagtggggggaccatgggtctatatatccgagcttccaataagcagatctagaatttactacttaaattcactaacttattaattcttcgttgaatccacgcatagaacttagaattacactctcagtatatagaatgctctatatgttccaccatatagacacatcattagttatccattgttataatcctaatgtgatcaatgatgctctatatggatgatttacactgtaaagggactatattaccgtaacaccctacaatgtattttatccttaaaacacttaaccctgtataaatgatatttcaactaagtgaaatgagtactcaatcatttatctcgtttggttaagctcgaaggaaatcaccctttgcttactattcgccagatagaagctatagattccatatttatgttagcgctcccactcaatcgcactaccgtgttcccaaaatgcatGCATTaccctgatccaaaagtaggcttaactaacaaatcaaagaacacgaataatactcttgagattgagcctaaccatatcaggattacgatcatgtgatctaggatcaacttagtgatattgaattgaatagatatttacggtaagttttataaatctatttcaaatttcaatatcggtccattccaatgcatactccatgcattcaacctgagctttactttaaccaatgttctggaaagaacataacatttctccaaatgcaagtaaactttgttgtagattgtcatatcagtaaaacccagtgttctgataaatctaggaatccttcattcacatagtcatgtttacttttcactgtgttgacaacacaataaatatgatcaagtatgtgaaaggggtttggatgaatttataaatcaaatagacaaacaattgattaagtgaaccaaaacacacataaatagatgaaaaatacttttgttactttattgatattgaataatctggattacattgaaatagagttttatttagggcataaaacctaacaaactcccacttgcactaatataaaacaaatcagtacatttcaattaaccctaaattctgacggtgcttttcgaatgcagtcactgccaagactttggtgaatggatcagctaagttgtcctgcGTGTCTACtttttccaccagtacatcccctcttgccacatattctctgataatatgatattttctttctatatgcttacttctcttgtggctccgaggttccctactattggctatagctccattgttatcacaaagcaggactagaggcttttccattccaggaactacactaagactggtgaagaacttcctaagccagacaacctctttagctgcttcagtcgcagctatgtattctgcctccatggtagaatccgaaatcgcagtttgtttagcacttctccaaaccactgctccacccccaagagtagacaccatcccagatgtagatttcctgtcttcaagacatccctggaaatctgagtctgtatagcctaagggatttaaagcaccacccttgtagactaatacataatctcttgtactctttaagtatttcaaaatatacttaacagcattccaatgtacccgtcctggatttgactgatacttgctcacgattccaactgcatagcaaatgtcaggtctagtgcatagcatagcatacattagacttccaactacagaagcataaggaacttttgccatgtcttctatctcttgaggatcagtaggacactgttccttagatagacggataccatatctagaaggcatattttccccattggtattagtcattgagaatctctctagaactttgtcaatgtaagttgtttaagagagagcaagggatctgttcttctggtttctgataatctgaataccgagaacataggctgcctcacccaagtctttcatgtcgaattgagtgtcaagccattccttgatgtgagtcattttcttgaaattcttgccaatgatcaaaatatcatcaacataaaggaccaggagtactacttggtcttccttgagttggtaaacaaaaggttcatcttcattctgatgaaagccgtaggttttgatgatctcatcaaaccttttattccacgagtgagaagcttgcttaagtccatatatggacctatttaatttgcaaactttattctcctgcccaggaagaacataaccttctgcttgctccatatagatggtttcttcaagaagcccattaagaaaagctgtcttgacatccatttgccaaatttcataatctaaagcggcagcaatggagagaagaattcggatggatttgagcatggcaaccggactaaaagtttcctcatagtccacaccttctctttgggtataacccttggcgaccagtttagctttgaaagtttcgacttcgcctccagcgcctcttttcttcttgtagacccatttacatccaattggacgataatcatcaggtggatctacatattcccagactttgttctttttcatggaatccatttctaaaTCCATGCCGgttgaccatcgcttccgttgcggacttgccattgcctgtttataggttaatggctcgtcatcaataccgtcaccagcgaccatattgatttcaccatccaagccataacgagatggttttgtagaaaccctcccactacgacgaggagcggtgaccttctgaacaggagctttggtagtagttttctcagttgctacaactgagggaatgggatgttcctcttcttgagtagaagaggatggtacatttgaaggaataGTATCTGTGAgtatttcctctaatacaatttcacttttcggtttgttgtctttcatatagttatcttcaaggaaagtagcatttgtagaaacaaacactttgttatccttgtgactataaaatagtccacccctagtctctttaaaatttccgacaaacatgcaaacttcagttcgcgattccagtttgccttctttctttctcaagacgtgagcagggcacccccaaatcttataatggcgtaaactaggtgtacgaccattccatagttcgatgggtgtcttagggactgctttagatggtacaacgTTTAAAATGttgtttgccatttgaatagcatatcctcagaaggacgtagatagagttgaataactcagcataaacctaaccatttccaagagagtgtgatttcttctttctgcaactccattttgctgtggagtgcttggggcagtatattgggattcaattccaagttcagttaaatgatctttgaactgcatatccatatattctccacccctatcagttcgtaagatctttaatgttttacctaattggttttgagccaaagcatgaaattcctgaaacttttcaaacgtttcagatttcttttgcattaggtaaagaaaactgtatctagagaaatcgtcaatgaaagtgacgaaatactcataacctcctctggcttttacattcagaggtccgcaaacatctaaatgcacta from Cannabis sativa cultivar Pink pepper isolate KNU-18-1 chromosome 4, ASM2916894v1, whole genome shotgun sequence carries:
- the LOC115714806 gene encoding uncharacterized protein LOC115714806 isoform X2 encodes the protein MAAIKKAAVLYHYPCPDGAFAALAAHLYFSATSIPTLFFPNTVYNPITSQDLPLHQITHLYLLDFVGPPGFVPHVASKVPNVVILDHHKTALETLGAGAGPGDKNVTKIIDMQRSGATIAFDYFRERVSLSSNNPTVLAQFDRARPLFEYIEDGDLWRWRLPNSKAFSSGFKDLNIEFNVGLNPSLFDQLLGLDLEEVISKGMKSLLEKQRLIDEALSKSFEIALGGGRFGHCLAVCADSIAELRSELGHQLATKSHNLNLRGIGAIVYRIPELENDQLLKISLRSVETEDTTLISQEFRGGGHLNASSFMLSWEEFNQWKVLSTLMKWKN
- the LOC115714806 gene encoding uncharacterized protein LOC115714806 isoform X1; amino-acid sequence: MAAIKKAAVLYHYPCPDGAFAALAAHLYFSATSIPTLFFPNTVYNPITSQDLPLHQITHLYLLDFVGPPGFVPHVASKVPNVVILDHHKTALETLGAGAGPGDKNVTKIIDMQRSGATIAFDYFRERVSLSSNNPTVLAQFDRARPLFEYIEDGDLWRWRLPNSKAFSSGFKDLNIEFNVGLNPSLFDQLLGLDLEEVISKGMKSLLEKQRLIDEALSKSFEIALGGGRFGHCLAVCADSIAELRSELGHQLATKSHNLNLRGIGAIVYRIPELENDQLLKISLRSVETEDTTLISQEFRGGGHLNASSFMLSWEEFNQWKVSKNLINGREVTNGA